A single genomic interval of Methylocystis sp. IM3 harbors:
- a CDS encoding asparagine synthase-related protein: MSASITLFSKNLSREVVSAMSAIAGVVQFDGAPVEAAAVEKMTTAMALRGPDGCAQRVEGSVGLGHCMLRTTPESLHESQPLTNEDESLVLVMDGRVDNREDLTRELMWRGVVLRGDTDAELVLRAYETWGEECPHWIIGEFVFFVWDSRRRHLFGARDAAGARHFYYHEGARWFAFASEIKGLLALGRIDARLNDSRVVDFIAPEFDRDDEIGTFYRNIKRLPAGHAIKVAAEGAVSWRYWDPGNLPAVSFASLDECAEAFLEQLRVAVKCRLRSIGPIGAALSGGLDSTSIVCLISKEFRGRLSEPLRTFSLIRDDRENCLDWPCIRSVIERDDWIDAEILTSSLSGETCRAFLAAGCAADEPFALTHGLVAHLIYGAASAKGCRVALDGMAGDLLFYGYEGSLNAVLQERSFGSLPAIFRAHVRHGVGGVSALRQAARQGLAALTPESIRNFYRESRDQRALLRGGAACSYTEVTRGALATKYALRREAAAKARNRGDQAHHARYFTSGLLSFAHEVYGEIAFSKGVEPRSPFSDRRMIEFAVRMPVESKLYAEWYKRLLRRSMDSILPEEVLWRRSINGNPGWKFHHTLFQMMVDVYPQICDLRRDNLARWVSFVESAGGVDDEQLLERFGLGALSVWLTEREFRGG, encoded by the coding sequence ATGTCGGCAAGCATTACGCTGTTTTCGAAAAATCTTTCACGTGAGGTCGTTTCGGCAATGAGCGCCATAGCTGGCGTCGTGCAATTCGACGGCGCTCCCGTCGAGGCGGCGGCGGTCGAAAAGATGACGACTGCGATGGCCCTGCGTGGGCCCGATGGATGCGCGCAGCGCGTCGAGGGATCGGTTGGTCTCGGGCACTGCATGCTGCGGACGACGCCCGAGTCTCTTCACGAATCGCAGCCGCTGACGAATGAAGATGAAAGCCTCGTCCTGGTCATGGACGGCCGTGTCGATAATCGTGAGGATCTGACGCGGGAGCTCATGTGGCGGGGCGTCGTGTTGCGCGGCGATACGGATGCAGAGCTGGTATTGCGGGCTTACGAGACATGGGGCGAGGAATGCCCTCACTGGATTATCGGCGAGTTCGTCTTTTTCGTCTGGGATTCGCGGCGAAGGCATTTGTTCGGCGCGCGGGACGCGGCGGGCGCGCGGCACTTTTATTATCATGAGGGCGCGCGCTGGTTTGCTTTCGCGTCGGAGATCAAGGGCCTGTTGGCGCTTGGGCGCATCGACGCCCGGCTGAATGACTCGCGGGTCGTCGATTTCATCGCGCCCGAGTTCGATCGGGACGACGAAATCGGAACCTTCTATCGCAATATCAAGCGGCTGCCGGCCGGACACGCGATCAAGGTCGCCGCGGAAGGCGCGGTAAGCTGGCGGTACTGGGATCCCGGCAACCTCCCGGCGGTCTCCTTTGCGTCGCTCGACGAATGCGCGGAAGCATTTCTCGAACAGCTCCGCGTGGCCGTGAAATGCCGCTTGAGAAGCATAGGGCCCATCGGCGCGGCGCTGAGCGGCGGACTCGACTCCACATCGATTGTCTGCCTCATCAGCAAGGAATTCAGAGGGCGTCTCAGCGAGCCTCTGCGAACATTCTCCCTCATCCGCGACGATCGGGAAAACTGTCTGGACTGGCCCTGCATAAGAAGCGTCATCGAGAGGGACGACTGGATAGACGCGGAGATTCTGACTTCCAGCCTGTCAGGCGAGACGTGCCGCGCGTTTCTGGCCGCCGGCTGCGCGGCGGATGAGCCCTTCGCGCTCACTCATGGATTGGTGGCGCATTTGATCTACGGAGCGGCGAGCGCCAAGGGCTGCAGGGTCGCTTTAGACGGCATGGCGGGCGATCTGCTGTTTTACGGCTATGAGGGAAGCCTGAACGCCGTCCTTCAGGAGAGATCGTTTGGGTCTCTCCCGGCCATCTTTCGCGCCCACGTCCGGCATGGGGTCGGCGGGGTGTCGGCCCTCCGGCAAGCGGCGCGTCAGGGACTGGCCGCCCTGACCCCTGAATCTATTCGAAACTTCTATCGGGAATCGCGAGATCAGCGCGCCCTGCTGCGGGGCGGCGCCGCTTGCTCCTATACAGAGGTCACGAGAGGCGCGCTGGCGACGAAATACGCACTGCGCCGCGAGGCTGCGGCGAAGGCGCGGAACCGGGGCGATCAGGCGCACCACGCGCGATACTTCACTTCCGGCCTTCTGTCCTTTGCGCATGAGGTCTACGGGGAAATCGCGTTCTCGAAAGGGGTGGAGCCCCGCAGTCCGTTTTCCGACCGCAGAATGATCGAATTTGCAGTGAGAATGCCGGTTGAATCAAAACTATACGCCGAGTGGTACAAGCGCCTCCTGCGGCGGAGCATGGACAGTATACTTCCTGAGGAGGTTCTGTGGAGGAGGAGCATAAACGGCAATCCAGGCTGGAAATTTCATCATACACTGTTTCAGATGATGGTTGACGTTTATCCTCAAATCTGTGACCTTCGCCGGGACAATTTGGCTAGGTGGGTAAGTTTCGTTGAGTCTGCCGGGGGCGTTGACGACGAGCAGTTGCTCGAGCGGTTCGGCCTCGGCGCGTTGAGCGTTTGGTTGACGGAGCGCGAATTCAGAGGCGGCTGA
- a CDS encoding lasso peptide biosynthesis B2 protein, with amino-acid sequence MAFVLMPIFWLALQVLGFKSFMRWFIGAPSPGLAPVSHDDVVKIARLVNTAAFHLFGSDNCLIRSLYLAWLLRRLGVMCELRIGTRLAPGRLMGHAWIEVAGVPVNDAADVGKHYAVFEKSFT; translated from the coding sequence ATGGCGTTCGTCTTGATGCCGATTTTCTGGCTGGCGTTGCAGGTTCTTGGATTCAAGAGCTTCATGCGCTGGTTCATCGGGGCCCCTTCGCCTGGGCTGGCGCCGGTTTCCCATGACGACGTCGTGAAGATCGCCCGTCTCGTCAACACGGCGGCTTTCCACCTTTTCGGATCCGACAATTGCCTGATCCGATCCTTGTATCTGGCCTGGCTGTTGCGCCGTCTCGGCGTCATGTGCGAGTTGCGGATCGGCACGCGATTGGCCCCCGGCCGCCTCATGGGCCACGCCTGGATCGAAGTCGCGGGCGTCCCCGTGAACGATGCGGCGGATGTCGGCAAGCATTACGCTGTTTTCGAAAAATCTTTCACGTGA
- a CDS encoding LapA family protein, which translates to MKALLRIIIFVPLALILLFFSMANRAPVKIGLDPFAGGDAAAPSIEAPMFMVVLAAMAIGVLAGGVTSWLGHMSVRRAAKVARAEAKKTRLEVEKLRQQALAQLPADANAKGGKR; encoded by the coding sequence ATGAAGGCCTTACTGCGCATCATCATTTTTGTTCCGCTAGCGTTGATCCTCCTGTTTTTTTCCATGGCCAATCGCGCGCCTGTGAAGATCGGGCTCGATCCATTCGCGGGGGGCGACGCCGCCGCGCCCTCGATCGAGGCGCCGATGTTCATGGTGGTGCTCGCCGCCATGGCGATCGGGGTTCTCGCGGGCGGCGTAACGTCGTGGCTCGGTCATATGTCGGTCCGCCGCGCCGCCAAGGTGGCGCGCGCCGAAGCCAAGAAGACGAGGCTCGAAGTCGAGAAACTCCGCCAGCAGGCCCTTGCCCAACTGCCCGCCGATGCGAATGCGAAGGGCGGCAAGCGCTGA
- the ihfB gene encoding integration host factor subunit beta encodes MIKSELIQRIARRNSHLYQRDVETIVSTILDEITAALARGDRVELRGFGAFSVKKRDARTGRNPRTGAQVSVQEKSVPFFKTGKEMRERLNENYQG; translated from the coding sequence ATGATCAAGTCGGAACTTATACAGCGCATCGCGCGTCGCAACAGCCATCTCTACCAGCGTGACGTCGAAACGATTGTCAGCACAATCCTCGATGAAATCACGGCGGCGCTCGCGCGCGGCGATCGGGTCGAGCTGCGCGGTTTCGGCGCTTTTTCCGTCAAGAAGCGGGACGCCCGGACGGGGCGCAATCCGCGCACCGGCGCGCAGGTCTCTGTGCAGGAGAAATCCGTGCCCTTCTTCAAGACGGGCAAGGAAATGCGCGAGCGGCTGAACGAAAACTACCAGGGCTGA
- the sppA gene encoding signal peptide peptidase SppA produces MTAPTDYLIDRRRLRRKLSWWRMAAIAAAGFALVVLVSRLTGADSADKLTPHIARLSLQGMILGDKDTIELVKKIGESSQAKAVIVAIDSPGGTTTGAEKLYGELRRLNEKKPVVAVVGALAASGAYIAAMAADTIVAQENSLVGSIGVLFQFPNFYKLLDTVGVKVEEVKSTPLKASPNGFEPTSEVARAAIASLVADSYTWFKDLVKERRRLDDAGLARVADGRVFTARQGLPLKLVDVLGGEREAIAWLEANKGVAKGLPVRDWKKQASMERLGLVESAATAAKVFGLDTLAAALDQAVTAERRGSLDGLLAIWQGFDAR; encoded by the coding sequence ATGACGGCGCCTACGGATTATCTGATCGACCGCCGCCGCCTGCGGCGCAAGCTCAGCTGGTGGCGCATGGCCGCCATCGCCGCGGCGGGTTTCGCCCTAGTCGTCCTCGTCTCGCGGCTTACGGGCGCGGATTCCGCCGACAAGCTAACGCCCCATATCGCCCGCCTGTCCCTCCAGGGGATGATTCTCGGCGACAAGGACACGATCGAGCTGGTCAAGAAGATCGGCGAATCGAGCCAGGCCAAGGCTGTAATCGTCGCGATCGACAGCCCCGGCGGCACGACGACCGGGGCAGAGAAACTCTATGGCGAGTTGCGGCGGCTCAATGAGAAAAAGCCGGTCGTTGCGGTCGTGGGCGCGCTGGCGGCCTCGGGCGCCTATATCGCCGCCATGGCGGCCGACACGATCGTCGCGCAGGAGAATTCGCTGGTCGGGTCGATCGGCGTGCTGTTCCAGTTTCCCAATTTCTACAAGCTGCTCGATACGGTGGGCGTGAAGGTCGAGGAGGTGAAATCCACCCCGCTCAAGGCCTCTCCCAATGGTTTCGAGCCGACGAGCGAAGTCGCTCGGGCGGCGATTGCGAGCCTCGTCGCCGATTCCTACACCTGGTTCAAGGACTTGGTGAAGGAGCGGCGGCGTCTCGACGACGCGGGCCTCGCCAGGGTCGCGGATGGCCGCGTCTTCACCGCGCGGCAAGGCCTGCCCCTGAAACTCGTCGACGTGCTGGGCGGGGAGCGCGAGGCGATCGCCTGGCTCGAGGCCAACAAGGGCGTCGCCAAGGGGCTGCCCGTGCGTGACTGGAAGAAGCAGGCGAGCATGGAGCGCCTCGGCCTGGTTGAGAGTGCGGCGACCGCAGCGAAGGTCTTCGGGCTCGACACGCTTGCCGCCGCTCTCGACCAGGCCGTGACGGCGGAAAGGCGCGGCAGTCTTGACGGTCTATTGGCGATTTGGCAGGGTTTCGACGCGCGTTGA
- the cutA gene encoding divalent-cation tolerance protein CutA, producing the protein MCGVAILVTTVDSDEKARAIARAVLEARLAACVQISRITSHYRWRDELCEGEEFLLQMKHRVEDYPALSALVRRLHGYETPEILRVDVAEADSAYVRWLDESTRRD; encoded by the coding sequence GTGTGTGGCGTCGCGATCCTTGTCACGACGGTCGATTCCGACGAGAAGGCGCGGGCCATCGCCCGCGCGGTCCTCGAAGCGCGGCTTGCGGCCTGCGTGCAGATTTCGCGCATCACCAGCCACTACCGCTGGCGGGACGAGCTCTGCGAGGGGGAGGAATTCCTGCTGCAGATGAAGCACCGGGTCGAAGATTATCCGGCGCTGTCGGCGCTTGTCCGCCGCCTGCACGGCTATGAGACGCCGGAAATCCTTCGCGTGGACGTGGCTGAAGCGGATTCGGCCTATGTCCGATGGCTCGACGAATCGACGCGGCGCGACTGA
- a CDS encoding DegQ family serine endoprotease, protein MPLIPRNSAFVAIAFAAVSLAPIPLAAQQTQASPSESPAVPKSRAEIAVSFAPVVKKAQPAVVNVFASRVERMPANPLLDDPIFRRFFGEGGGMPGRSPTAQSLGSGVIVDPSGLVVTNNHVIEGMTDVKVALADKREIPAKILLRDPRTDLAVLKLTEGTNFPTMELGDSDALEVGDLTLAIGNPFGVGQTVTQGIVSALARTHVGISDYGFFIQTDAAINPGNSGGPLVDMNARLVGINSAIFSKSGGSVGIGFAIPVNMVKSVLAAAKGGGKLVRRPWLGATLQTMSQEIAEGLGLERPTGALLADVDPKGPGAESGLKRGDVIVSVDGQATDDPEAVGYRLGTKPLGGQATLGVLRGGKKIAVPMRLAPAPETPPRDAVKLKGPSPFAGATVVNISPAVVEEMSVQGATNGVVVSEIEDGSAAQQLNLQRGDVVLAVNDQKVETTRDLDRAAASRAYYWKITIARGGQVFTTVVGG, encoded by the coding sequence ATGCCTTTGATCCCTCGGAATAGCGCCTTCGTAGCCATTGCCTTCGCCGCCGTCTCCCTCGCGCCTATTCCCCTCGCCGCGCAACAGACGCAGGCGTCTCCCTCCGAGTCCCCCGCCGTCCCGAAGAGTCGCGCCGAGATCGCCGTCTCCTTTGCGCCTGTCGTGAAGAAAGCCCAGCCGGCGGTCGTCAACGTCTTCGCCTCGCGCGTCGAGCGCATGCCCGCGAACCCGCTCCTCGACGACCCGATCTTCCGCCGCTTCTTCGGCGAAGGCGGCGGGATGCCGGGACGCTCCCCCACGGCCCAGTCGCTGGGCTCCGGCGTCATCGTGGACCCGTCCGGCCTGGTGGTCACCAACAACCATGTGATCGAGGGCATGACGGACGTGAAGGTCGCGCTCGCCGACAAGCGGGAAATCCCCGCCAAGATCCTGCTGCGCGATCCGCGGACCGACCTCGCCGTGCTCAAGCTGACCGAGGGAACGAATTTCCCCACCATGGAGCTCGGCGATTCGGACGCGCTCGAGGTCGGCGATCTGACGCTCGCGATCGGCAATCCTTTCGGCGTCGGCCAGACGGTGACGCAGGGCATCGTTTCGGCGCTGGCGCGCACCCATGTCGGCATTTCCGACTACGGCTTCTTCATCCAGACCGACGCGGCCATCAATCCCGGCAATTCCGGCGGGCCGCTGGTCGACATGAATGCGCGTCTCGTCGGCATCAATTCGGCGATTTTCTCCAAATCCGGCGGGTCGGTCGGCATCGGCTTCGCCATTCCGGTCAATATGGTCAAGAGCGTTCTGGCGGCGGCCAAGGGCGGCGGCAAGCTGGTGCGGCGCCCCTGGCTCGGCGCCACGCTCCAGACCATGTCGCAGGAGATTGCCGAGGGCCTCGGCCTCGAGCGGCCGACAGGCGCGCTGCTTGCGGACGTCGATCCCAAGGGGCCGGGCGCCGAATCGGGACTGAAGCGCGGCGACGTGATCGTTTCGGTCGACGGGCAGGCGACGGACGATCCCGAGGCCGTCGGCTATCGTCTCGGCACCAAGCCGCTGGGCGGGCAGGCGACGCTCGGCGTGCTGCGCGGCGGCAAGAAGATCGCCGTGCCGATGCGCCTTGCTCCGGCGCCGGAAACGCCCCCGCGCGACGCCGTTAAGCTCAAGGGCCCGTCGCCCTTCGCCGGCGCGACCGTCGTCAATATTTCGCCGGCCGTCGTCGAGGAAATGTCGGTGCAGGGCGCGACCAATGGCGTCGTCGTCTCGGAAATCGAGGACGGCTCCGCCGCGCAGCAGCTCAACCTGCAGCGCGGTGACGTAGTGCTCGCCGTCAACGACCAGAAAGTCGAGACGACGCGCGATCTGGATCGGGCGGCGGCGTCGCGCGCCTATTACTGGAAGATCACCATCGCCCGCGGCGGGCAGGTTTTCACGACAGTCGTCGGCGGCTGA
- a CDS encoding DUF4260 family protein, whose amino-acid sequence MQADSSASGFVSGAPKLLLRSEGAARLAAALFFYASIGGGWVRFAFLLLAPGLSLLAHFAGPRAGASGCIAAHKTTAALAYGALGAPIGQALR is encoded by the coding sequence ATGCAAGCAGACAGCTCGGCGTCAGGCTTTGTCTCCGGCGCTCCGAAGCTTTTGCTGAGATCAGAAGGGGCGGCGCGCTTGGCGGCCGCCCTTTTCTTTTACGCCAGTATTGGAGGCGGATGGGTGCGCTTCGCGTTCCTGTTGCTTGCTCCGGGTCTTTCGCTCCTCGCCCATTTCGCGGGACCGAGGGCGGGCGCGTCCGGCTGCATCGCCGCCCATAAGACGACGGCGGCGCTCGCCTATGGCGCGCTGGGAGCCCCGATCGGGCAGGCGTTGCGCTGA
- the rplQ gene encoding 50S ribosomal protein L17: protein MYHGHKKRRFGRTHEHRKAMFANMAQALIKHEQIVTTLPKAKDLRPVVEKLVTLGKRGDLHARRQAIAQIKDVKLVGKLFDVLGPRYKDRNGGYTRVLKAGFRYGDNAPLAVIEFVDRDVDARGQDSGPVLGAEEAEA, encoded by the coding sequence ATGTATCACGGTCACAAGAAGCGCCGTTTCGGCCGCACCCATGAGCATCGCAAGGCCATGTTCGCCAATATGGCGCAGGCGCTGATCAAGCACGAGCAGATCGTCACGACCCTGCCGAAGGCCAAGGATCTGCGTCCTGTCGTCGAGAAGCTGGTGACGCTCGGCAAGCGCGGCGATCTCCACGCCCGCCGTCAGGCCATCGCCCAGATCAAGGACGTCAAGCTCGTCGGCAAGCTCTTCGACGTGCTCGGCCCGCGCTACAAGGACCGCAACGGCGGCTACACCCGCGTGCTGAAGGCCGGTTTCCGTTACGGAGACAATGCGCCGCTCGCGGTCATTGAATTCGTGGATCGCGACGTCGACGCGCGCGGCCAGGATTCGGGCCCCGTGCTCGGCGCCGAGGAAGCCGAGGCGTAA
- a CDS encoding DNA-directed RNA polymerase subunit alpha — protein sequence MSIQKNWQELIKPNKLEVAPGDDPRRMATAVAEPLERGFGVTLGNALRRILLSSLQGAAITSIHIDGVLHEFSSIPGVREDVTDIVLNIKDVAIKYQGEGVKRLTLKKTGPGVVTAGDIQATGDVQILNPDLAICTLDDGAEIRIEFTVSTGKGYVPADRNRAEDAPIGLIPVDSLYSPVKKVSYRVENTREGQVLDYDKLTMTIETNGALTPEDALAFSARILQDQLNVFVNFEEPRREEAAPSIPQLAFNPALLKKVDELELSVRSANCLKNDNIVYIGDLIQKSEAEMLRTPNFGRKSLNEIKEVLAQMGLHLGMEVPGWPPENIDDLAKRFEEHY from the coding sequence GTGAGCATCCAGAAGAACTGGCAGGAACTCATCAAGCCGAACAAGCTCGAGGTGGCCCCCGGCGACGATCCGCGCCGCATGGCGACCGCGGTCGCCGAGCCGCTGGAGCGCGGCTTCGGCGTGACGCTCGGCAACGCCCTGCGCCGCATTCTTCTTTCGTCGCTGCAGGGCGCGGCGATCACCTCCATTCACATTGACGGCGTCCTGCATGAGTTCTCGTCCATTCCGGGCGTGCGCGAGGACGTGACCGACATCGTCCTCAACATCAAGGACGTGGCCATCAAATATCAGGGCGAAGGCGTGAAGCGCCTGACCCTCAAGAAAACCGGACCCGGCGTTGTCACCGCTGGCGACATCCAGGCCACCGGCGACGTTCAGATCCTCAATCCGGACCTCGCGATCTGCACGCTCGACGATGGAGCCGAGATCCGCATCGAATTCACCGTGTCGACAGGCAAGGGCTATGTCCCGGCGGATCGCAACCGCGCGGAGGACGCGCCGATCGGTCTCATCCCCGTCGACAGCCTCTATTCGCCGGTCAAGAAGGTCAGCTACCGCGTCGAAAACACCCGCGAAGGCCAGGTGCTCGACTATGACAAGCTCACCATGACCATCGAGACCAATGGGGCGCTCACCCCCGAGGACGCGCTCGCCTTTTCTGCGCGTATCCTACAGGATCAGCTCAACGTCTTCGTCAACTTCGAGGAGCCTCGCCGCGAGGAGGCCGCTCCGTCCATCCCGCAGCTCGCCTTCAACCCGGCGCTGCTCAAGAAGGTGGACGAGCTGGAGTTGTCGGTGCGTTCGGCGAACTGCCTGAAGAACGACAACATCGTCTATATCGGCGATCTGATCCAGAAGTCGGAAGCGGAAATGCTGCGCACGCCGAACTTCGGACGCAAGTCCCTGAACGAGATCAAGGAAGTGCTCGCCCAGATGGGTCTGCACCTCGGCATGGAAGTTCCGGGCTGGCCGCCGGAGAACATCGACGATCTCGCCAAGAGATTCGAGGAGCATTACTGA
- the rpsK gene encoding 30S ribosomal protein S11, which produces MAKDTTRVRRRERKNIVSGVAHVNSTFNNTMITITDAQGNTVSWSSAGSMGFKGSRKSTPYAAQMAAEDAARKAGEHGVRTLEVEVSGPGSGRESALRALQAAGFTVTSIRDVTPIPHNGCRPRKRRRV; this is translated from the coding sequence ATGGCCAAGGACACTACCCGCGTTCGTCGCCGCGAGCGCAAGAACATTGTTTCCGGCGTTGCGCATGTCAATTCGACATTCAACAACACCATGATCACCATCACCGACGCGCAGGGCAACACTGTGTCCTGGTCGTCGGCTGGCTCGATGGGCTTCAAGGGCTCCCGCAAGTCGACGCCCTACGCCGCGCAGATGGCGGCCGAGGACGCCGCCCGCAAGGCGGGCGAACACGGCGTCCGGACGCTTGAGGTCGAGGTTTCGGGTCCCGGCTCGGGTCGCGAATCCGCCCTGCGGGCGCTGCAGGCGGCGGGTTTCACCGTCACCTCGATCCGCGACGTGACTCCGATCCCGCACAACGGCTGCCGCCCGCGCAAGCGCCGGCGCGTCTGA
- the rpsM gene encoding 30S ribosomal protein S13, with the protein MARIAGVNIPTNKRVVIALQYIHGIGAKKAAEICEKVNIPAERRVAQLTDAEVLQIRETIDRDYLVEGDLRREVAINIKRLMDLGCYRGLRHRRQLPVRGQRTHTNARTRKGKAKPIAGKKK; encoded by the coding sequence GTGGCTCGTATTGCAGGCGTCAACATCCCCACGAACAAGCGCGTCGTCATCGCGCTTCAGTATATTCATGGCATCGGCGCCAAGAAGGCGGCCGAAATCTGTGAGAAGGTGAACATTCCGGCCGAACGCCGCGTCGCCCAACTCACGGACGCCGAAGTTCTGCAGATTCGCGAGACGATCGATCGAGATTATCTCGTGGAGGGCGATCTGCGCCGCGAGGTCGCGATCAACATCAAGCGTCTGATGGATCTCGGCTGCTACCGTGGCCTGCGCCATCGTCGGCAGCTCCCGGTTCGCGGTCAGCGCACGCACACGAATGCGCGCACCCGCAAGGGCAAGGCCAAGCCGATCGCCGGCAAGAAGAAGTAA
- a CDS encoding Hsp70 family protein: protein MEAKSFCGLDFGTSNSTVALTGPQGVELAAVEGESRTLPSSIFFPFSDGKPVFGRAAISAYVDGVDGRLMRSLKSVLGTALMDETVRIKTKTYTFKDIIGLILGRLKQAADARAGAEVTRVVLGRPVHFIDDDPAADQRAQDALEEIARAQGFGEIAFQYEPIAAALAYERSVREEQYALIADIGGGTSDFSIVRVSPQARTKADRASDVLANKGVHIGGTDIDRLFSLKSVMPHLGLGSEMRLPFADKDIRVPNGVYVDLATWHRINFLYTPRVARDLEELARYALAPEKIARLADVVQSRRGHSVALAVESAKIALSDADRATIELGDVEKGLALETGASVLHEAIVDQLGALTRTLKETLAASGLGGERIDAVFLTGGSTAIPAVRNAVTRETPGARIVEGDMFGAVGLGLGLDAARKFGFDDEACAA, encoded by the coding sequence ATGGAAGCAAAGTCATTTTGCGGCCTCGATTTCGGCACGTCCAATTCGACCGTGGCCCTGACAGGGCCGCAAGGCGTCGAGCTTGCGGCGGTCGAAGGTGAGAGCCGCACCCTGCCGAGCTCGATCTTCTTCCCCTTCTCTGACGGCAAGCCGGTGTTCGGGCGGGCCGCGATCAGCGCATATGTCGACGGCGTCGACGGGCGGCTGATGCGAAGCCTCAAATCCGTCCTAGGCACGGCGCTGATGGACGAAACGGTTCGTATCAAGACGAAGACTTATACGTTCAAAGACATAATCGGATTGATCCTCGGGCGTCTCAAGCAGGCGGCGGACGCCCGCGCGGGCGCTGAAGTCACGCGTGTCGTTCTGGGTCGACCCGTGCATTTCATCGACGATGATCCGGCCGCCGATCAGCGCGCCCAGGACGCGCTCGAGGAGATCGCCCGCGCCCAGGGGTTTGGCGAGATCGCCTTTCAATATGAGCCCATCGCCGCCGCGCTTGCCTATGAGAGGAGCGTGCGCGAGGAGCAATATGCGCTGATCGCCGATATTGGCGGCGGCACCTCGGATTTTTCGATTGTCCGCGTGTCGCCTCAGGCCAGGACGAAGGCCGACCGCGCCAGCGACGTTCTCGCCAACAAGGGCGTGCATATCGGCGGCACGGACATCGATCGGCTTTTCAGCCTGAAGTCCGTCATGCCGCATCTGGGCCTGGGGAGCGAAATGCGCCTGCCTTTCGCGGACAAGGACATTCGTGTTCCAAATGGCGTCTACGTGGATCTCGCGACCTGGCACCGCATCAATTTCCTCTACACGCCCAGGGTTGCGCGTGATCTCGAGGAACTTGCGCGCTACGCGCTCGCGCCGGAGAAAATCGCCCGCCTCGCAGATGTCGTCCAAAGTCGCCGGGGGCATTCGGTCGCCCTGGCGGTGGAAAGCGCCAAGATTGCCTTGTCCGACGCTGATCGGGCGACAATCGAGCTCGGCGATGTTGAGAAGGGACTCGCGCTCGAAACGGGCGCCAGCGTGCTGCATGAGGCGATCGTGGATCAACTCGGCGCGCTCACCCGCACGTTAAAGGAGACGCTCGCCGCCTCGGGGCTCGGGGGAGAGCGCATCGACGCGGTTTTTCTGACGGGCGGCTCGACCGCCATTCCGGCGGTGCGGAACGCGGTCACGCGGGAAACCCCGGGGGCCAGGATTGTCGAAGGAGACATGTTCGGAGCCGTGGGCCTCGGCCTGGGACTGGACGCAGCGCGCAAATTCGGCTTTGATGACGAAGCATGCGCCGCCTGA
- a CDS encoding adenylate kinase — protein sequence MRLVLLGPPGAGKGTQSARLVERLGVPQLSTGDMLRAAVAAGTPIGLKAKALMDAGQLVPDEVVIGIIDQRIDAPDCVNGFILDGFPRTVAQAEALRELLARKNIRLDAVLELVVDENALVDRMRKRVAESLAAGKDVRADDNPESFKTRLEAYRAQTAPVSEHYGARGELKQVDGMMTIDEVSAAIEKSIGH from the coding sequence CTGGTCGAGCGGCTCGGCGTTCCGCAGCTCTCGACAGGCGACATGCTCCGCGCGGCGGTCGCCGCCGGAACGCCGATCGGCCTCAAGGCGAAGGCGTTGATGGACGCGGGCCAGCTCGTGCCCGACGAAGTGGTCATCGGCATCATCGATCAACGCATCGATGCGCCGGATTGCGTGAACGGATTCATTCTCGACGGTTTTCCGCGCACGGTCGCCCAGGCCGAAGCGCTGCGCGAGCTTCTTGCTCGTAAAAACATAAGGCTTGACGCGGTCTTGGAGCTGGTCGTGGACGAAAACGCGCTGGTCGACCGGATGCGGAAGCGCGTCGCCGAAAGTCTGGCGGCTGGCAAGGACGTGCGCGCCGATGACAATCCCGAAAGCTTCAAGACGCGGCTGGAAGCCTATCGTGCGCAAACCGCGCCTGTCTCCGAACATTACGGGGCGCGCGGCGAGCTGAAACAAGTCGATGGGATGATGACGATCGACGAGGTCAGCGCGGCCATCGAAAAATCGATCGGCCACTGA